The following coding sequences lie in one Trichoderma breve strain T069 chromosome 1, whole genome shotgun sequence genomic window:
- a CDS encoding mediator of RNA polymerase II transcription subunit 1 domain-containing protein, with the protein MATPTPMRHAPSQQGRTPSHQGPTPSQIAGATPPISTPFSNPAQAAFSPRGQRSSPQQVKKSPATSTLMGQSGMGALNFDSPSTAAAMGALGIGGSFDIGLDNVGVGGLDTLGVAFATEDDKLKRLDNILKLLNQKKGFVSEAGLERLAQRLGLELLSEEHTAADGRKTKTLAIAGSAIAVDIVLDNNIVQNVSLAYHGSAASVSTHMEAASQILLADLKLGPNQSPLTKTLDKFAYNFGHIANLDKLSIIPGLDCYEALAGIFTSLERLHHWDIANLRKETEMAGKSDQYLSLAALCTRHGYPVMHARNKVGLALQYWKELRFVPSSDDKALAFSENEKVWSLLLDCAPIESLGLSPVRVSEDWISKDVVKPDNEQQNQALEPHNLPILDWQEPENISLPSSDENKNSGMDELSMHLPTLPQVTFTVTFDPPVILPQTDCIRLYSYVNATPPNPSPSADFGQRPLPPPTFDDLFFPISAGNKQDPSESRTITRLRDVRVFDRQGKSFTRSHHNTLFIYKPIYSQEVTEMSFSHPRQLIDMLPLLRQFAFLSILLNNSFGSETKESSPKPVKTSLAPATTKTVKDELAAFMASSDDEEQNDGEEEQKVKQEAESKTVNGEKGTGQDMNIDVILWVHPSPYLQVVFPVKDSTIDITLRILEGGVVEIVNENIIEQQAATGKGKVLTRQDLGKVLERLEDLCKWAEWIRTRLC; encoded by the exons ATGGCAACTCCAACACCCATGAGGCATGCGCCCTCGCAGCAGGGCCGTACACCATCACATCAAGGTCCGACACCATCGCAAATTGCCGGTGCAACGCCGCCGATCTCGACGCCCTTCTCCAATCCCGCCCAGGCTGCATTTTCGCCTCGTGGACAGCGATCATCGCCGCAACAGGTCAAGAAGTCACCGGCGACATCTACTTTGATGGGTCAATCGGGCATGGGCGCTCTGAACTTTGATAGTCCGTcgaccgccgccgccatgggGGCACTGGGTATTGGTGGTAGTTTTGATATTGGCCTCGATAATGTCGGCGTCGGCGGGCTGGACACGCTGGGAGTCGCATTTGCTACTGAAGACGATAAACTAAAGCGATTGGATAATATCCTTAAGCTCTTAAAT caaaagaaagggTTCGTCAGCGAAGCAGGCCTGGAACGGCTTGCTCAgcgccttggcctcgagctTCTGTCCGAGGAACATACCGCCGCAGACGGGCGCAAGACGAAAACACTGGCAATTGCAGGTTCTGCCATTGCGGTCGACATAGTGTTAGACAACAACATTGTGCAGAATGTATCGTTAGCCTACCATGGCTCGGCAGCCTCAGTTTCCACGCATATGGAGGCGGCCAGTCAAATCCTGTTGGCAGACTTGAAGCTTGGTCCAAACCAGAGTCCCTTGACAAAGACTCTGGATAAATTCGCGTACAACTTTGGCCACATTGCCAATTTGGACAAGCTCAGCATCATCCCCGGCCTCGACTGCTACGAGGCTTTGGCAGGCATCTTTACCAGCTTGGAAAGATTGCATCACTGGGACATTGCGAACTTGCGGAAAGAGACGGAGATGGCAGGCAAGTCAGATCAGTACCTGTCTCTGGCTGCGCTGTGTACCAGACACGGCTATCCCGTTATGCATGCACGAAATAAAGTCGGACTCGCTCTGCAGTACTGGAAAGAGTTGCGATTTGTACCCTCTTCAGACGACAAGGCGTTGGCCTTTTCTGAGAACGAAAAGGTTTGGTCGCTTCTACTTGATTGCGCGCCTATTGAATCACTTGGCCTGTCTCCAGTCAGAGTATCCGAGGACTGGATTTCCAAGGATGTGGTAAAACCGGACAACGAGCAACAGAATCAAGCACTGGAGCCTCACAACCTCCCCATCCTTGATTGGCAAGAACCAGAGAAcatctctcttccttcatcAGATGAGAACAAGAACTCCGGCATGGATGAATTGTCGATGCATCTCCCGACGCTCCCCCAAGTTACATTCACTGTTACGTTTGATCCGCCTGTCATCCTTCCGCAGACTGACTGCATCAGACTCTACTCTTATGTGAACGCCACACCCCCAAACCCCAGTCCTTCAGCCGACTTTGGCCAGCGCCCTCTACCTCCGCCAACATTCGATGACTTGTTCTTCCCCATATCAGCAGGCAACAAGCAAGACCCCAGTGAATCTAGGACAATCACACGTCTTCGCGATGTTCGTGTTTTTGACCGGCAGGGCAAGTCGTTCACCAGGAGTCACCACAACACACTCTTCATCTACAAGCCGATCTATTCCCAGGAAGTCACAGAAATGTCCTTTTCACATCCCCGTCAACTCATTGACAtgcttcctctcctccgACAGTTCGCTTTCCTGTCCATACTGCTGAACAATAGCTTCGGGTCTGAAACAAAGGAGAGCTCGCCCAAGCCTGTCAAGACGTCATTGGCTCCTGCTACTACCAAGACAGTCAAGGATGAGCTGGCAGCGTTCATGGCGTCaagcgatgatgaagaacaaaacgatggagaagaagagcaaaaggtGAAGCAGGAAGCAGAGTCAAAAACCGTCAACGGCGAGAAGGGAACTGGCCAAGATATGAACATTGATGTCATATTATGGgttcatccatcaccatatCTTCAGGTCGTCTTCCCCGTTAAGGACTCTACCATTGACATTACGCTTCGCATTCTAGAAGGCGGCGTGGTGGAAATTGTCAACGAGAACATTATTGAACAGCAGGCAGCAACTGGAAAGGGCAAGGTGCTCACTAGACAGGATCTCGGAAAGGTGCTTGAACGACTCGAGGATCTGTGCAAGTGGGCTGAATGGATTCGCACGCGCCTTTGTTAA
- a CDS encoding glycosyl hydrolases family 16 domain-containing protein, whose protein sequence is MPSLNALSTALLACAGSAVATQFTLADTYDHTNFFSKFTFNDAADTNSGFVVYQNQANAQSQGLAKITSNNEVYLGVDTKTVLKGAGFPGRNSIRLESKASYKHGLIVARFSHLPTNKCGSWPSFWTLGDSWPNDGEIDVYEGWNNIVQNQPAFHVGDTKTFGQCILENAGQTASVATPNCDNTFQSPPSQYLNQGCTANDNKGPWASSSGGTYAIEWTSDYIKLYNWHRGAEPANLASSNPDTATWGTPAVNLQGSNCNIDKHFNSQRLILDIDFCGNPVGTPAFWQQSCAAATKQATCADYVAKFPGDFAQTYFQIQDIRYFSQSTSKPTTSSKAVTSSKPATSKPATSSKAVTSSKAATSSKAATSKAASSAAASSAAASSAHSSVVVPTSVIASLPPVITPSLPPAVTTSRWSNSSAAVTTPAQLTTSTVYTTRVHTISQCGPEVTNCPFRPTVTTETVALYTTVCPVEEAESSSSAAAAATTAPPSNGSGPETLTTAITIVHTITSCAPDVTNCPARHSTQVIPIPPAQPTGAAPPSNGAPSGPETLTTAITIVHTITSCAPDVTNCPARHSTQVIPIPAQPTGVAPPVVPVAPAPPVSIVPVMPIAPAPSNAAGGVVPSYPVAPAPSAPVEPVAPVAPAPSAPVEPVAPVAPAPSAPVAPVSPPPVAPVVPVAPVAPSAPAGGNGTWTTVASGPTAQPPAPSSGLGCSGADCLPPLGSGAVRTGMSTLALVGAMAVMLL, encoded by the exons ATGCCTTCTCTTAACGCCCTTAGCACGGCACTTCTTGCCTGTGCGGGTAGTGCTGTTGCTACTCAGTTTACTTTGGCCGATACCTACGACCACACCAACTTCTTCAGCAAATTCACCTTCAACGAT GCCGCCGATACCAACTCTGGTTTCGTAGTCTACCAGAACCAGGCCAACGCCCAGTCACAGGGACTGGCCAAgatcaccagcaacaacgaGGTCTACCTCGGAGTTGACACCAAGACCGTCCTCAAGGGCGCCGGATTCCCTGGCCGTAACTCCATTAGACTCGAGTCCAAGGCTTCCTACAAGCACGGTCTCATTGTCGCCCGATTCTCCCACCTGCCTACCAACAAGTGCGGTAGCTGGCCCTCTTTCTGGACTCTTGGTGACAGCTGGCCCAACGATGGAGAGATCGATGTGTACGAGGGCTGGAACAACATTGTCCAGAACCAGCCTGCCTTCCACGTCGGCGACACCAAGACTTTCGGCCAGTGTATTCTCGAGAACGCCGGCCAGACCGCTTCCGTCGCTACTCCCAACTGTGACAACACTTTCCAGAGCCCTCCCAGCCAGTACCTCAACCAGGGATGCACTGCCAACGACAACAAGGGCCCCTGggcctccagctccggcGGTACCT ACGCCATTGAGTGGACCAGCGACTACATCAAGCTGTACAACTGGCACCGCGGTGCCGAGCCTGCTAACCTGGCCTCGTCCAACCCCGACACTGCTACTTGGGGAACTCCCGCTGTCAACCTCCAGGGCTCCAACTGCAACATCGACAAACACTTCAACAGCCAGCGTCTCATTCTCGACATTGACTTCTGCGGCAACCCCGTTGGCACTCCTGCTTTCTGGCAACAGagctgcgccgccgccaccaagcAGGCCACTTGCGCTGACTATGTTGCCAAGTTCCCCGGTGACTTTGCCCAGACCTACTTCCAGATCCAGGACATCCGCTACTTCAGCCAGAGCACCAGCAAGCCCACCACCTCCAGCAAGGCTGTTACTTCAAGCAAGCCCGCTACCTCCAAGCCCGCTACTTCTAGCAAGGCTGTCACCTCTAGCAAGGCTGCTACCTCCAGCAAGGCCGCTACCTCCaaggctgcttcttctgccgctGCCTCTTCCGCTGCCGCTTCTTCCGCTCACAGCAGTGTTGTCGTCCCGACTTCCGTGATTGCCAGCCTGCCTCCTGTCATCACTCCCAGCCTCCCCCCTGCTGTCACTACCAGCAGGTGGTCTAACTCTTCCGCTGCCGTTACTACTCCCGCTCAGCTGACGACCTCCACCGTTTACACCACTCGCGTTCATACCATCTCTCAGTGCGGTCCCGAAGTCACCAACTGCCCATTCCGCCCCACTGTCACCACTGAGACTGTTGCTCTGTACACGACCGTCTGCCCCGTCGAGGAGGCCGAGTCCAGctcttctgccgctgccgctgctaccACTGCTCCTCCTTCTAACGGCAGCGGTCCTGAGACACTCACCACTGCTATCACCATCGTCCACACCATCACTAGCTGTGCTCCTGATGTGACCAACTGCCCTGCTCGTCACTCTACTCAGGTCATTCCCATCCCTCCTGCTCAGCCTACCGGTGCTGCTCCTCCCTCGAACGGTGCTCCCAGCGGTCCCGAGACTCTCACCACTGCCATCACCATTGTTCACACCATCACGAGCTGTGCTCCTGATGTTACCAACTGCCCTGCTCGTCACTCTACTCAGGTCATCCCCATTCCTGCTCAGCCAACTGGTGTTGCGCCACCCGTTGTCCCTgttgctcctgctcctcccGTCTCTATCGTTCCCGTCATGCCCATTGCTCCGGCTCCCAGCAATGCTGCCGGCGGTGTCGTTCCTAGCTACCCCGTTGCTCCGGCTCCTAGCGCCCCCGTTGAGCCCGTCGCTCCTGTGGCTCCGGCTCCCAGTGCTCCTGTTGAGCCCGTTGCTCCTGTTGCCCCGGCTCCCAGCGCCCCCGTGGCCCctgtttccccccctcccgTCGCTCCCGTTGTCCCTGTTGCTCCCGTCGCCCCCAGCGCTCCCGCCGGCGGCAACGGCACCTGGACAACCGTGGCCTCTGGCCCTACCGCCcagcctcctgctccttcCAGCGGCCTTGGCTGCTCAGGCGCTGACTGTCTCCCCCCTCTGGGCAGCGGTGCTGTGCGCACCGGCATGAGcactcttgctcttgttggtGCTATGGCTGTTATGCTGTTGTAA